The window TTAAGCTGGCGGGCTTTATGATCAATAACGCAAAGGGTACCCAAGGCATAACCATCCGGATTAATTAGCGGCACGCCGGTATAAAAAACAACCTGTGGGGTACCTGTTACCAGTGGATTATCGGCAAATCGTTCATCAATTTGCGCATCGGGAACAACCATTACTTTTTCAGGCTCCAAAATAGCATGGGCGCAAAATGCAAGCTCTTTAGGTGTTTGAGTAACTTCAAGCCCTTTATTTGATTTAAACCATTGCCTGTCGTCATCAATTAAGCTAACCAGCGAAATAGGTGTTTGACAAATTTCAGATGCAATGAGCGTTATTTCGTCAAAACCCTGTTCGGGCAAAGTATCCAGAATTTGGTAGGAGTTTAAAGCGGCAAGGCGCTCATTTTCGTTTTCCGGAACTGGAGGTTTTATCATTAAATTTTACCGATAACAAAACAGCTTCTAAGTTAAAGAAATGTTATGGCAATTAAGAGATATTTGTATCATAAAAATTACAACTCATTAGGATATGCGATAACCAACTGCAGACTTTGCATTTGCAAAATCGCCGTTTCGCAAGTATCAAAAGCAAAATATCCCGAAAGGCGAACCTTCCGGGATATCTGATAGTTTAAAGCTTTTGTTCAAAACCTATTTCTTAGCTTGTTGTTGGGCTTTCATCATTTCTTCCATACGGGCCTGGAAACCTGATTTCTTTTTCTTTTCCTCGGGTTTCTTTTTGTTTTCCTGAATTTGGGCATGAATCTTTTTATCGTCAACCATGAACTTAATCAGGTATTGTTGTAAAAAGGTAAGCATGTTGGCCAAAAAGTAGTAATAATTTAAACCTGCCGGGTAGTTATTCAGGGTAAATAAGAATATAAGCGGCGTAATGTACCCGATGTATTTCATCTGTCCGGTGGCACCCGAAATCTGGTTATTGAAATAGGTGTATATCAACGTAGAAATCGTCATCAGCAAACACATCAAACTAATGTGATCGGCACCCATAATAGGCGCAAATTTAATTACAGCATCGTAAGTTGATAAGTCATGCATCCACAAAAAACTTTGGCCCCGAAGTTCAAATAAACTTGGGAAAAACTTGAAGAAAGCAATAACGATAGGCATTTGTATTAACAATGGTAAACATCCGCCTAATGGATTTACCCCCGCCTTTTTATATAGCTTCAGGTATTCCTGCTGTAAAAGTGTTGGATTATCCTCTCCTACTTTCGCTTTAATTTCATCCATCTCGGGCTTCAACACACGCATTTTAGCCATCGATAAGTACGACTTATAGGTAAGCGGCGACAATACCAGTTTTAAAGCGATGGTAAGAATTAGGATAATTAAACCGTAATTCCAGTTAAATTGGTTCAGTAAGTTAAACAGCGGTAATACTGCAAACTGGTTAATGTATTTTAATGGGCTAAAGCCTAAGTAAACCAATTTTTGCAAATCATGGCCCTGATCTTTCAGCGTTGAATAACGATTGGGGCTAAAATAAAACTCCAGAGGCACGCTACCATCGGTACTACGTACCAATGTAAGGTCGGCTTTCATTTGTTTAACGTCAGTTGTATCGGCTACGTCCGTTATTACAGCCATATTTGATTTACTGATACCATTGGCAGCAACAAGTGTACTTGAAAAGAAGTGTTGTTTGAAAGAAACCCAAACATTCTTTTTATCGCTTATCTCTTTCTGATCGTCTTTGTTTTCATTAAGCCAATCAACAGTGTTCTCTGTGTTATAGTAATACACGGTAGAGTACTGGCGCTCCTGTTTCATATCCTTTTCCTGTTTGTGCAGGCTGGCTGCCCAGTTCAGGTTAAGGTTGCTGCTGTTAGCCATAACGCCATCAAGCCCGGTTGGCTTAATGGTAAGGCCTAATTTAAAGCCAGTGCCTTTTAAGCTGTATACATAATCAATATACTGCGTTGGGCTATAGCTTAAACGCAGGGTAATGGAGGCTGAATCTTTTTCGGCTACTTTTAAATCGGTACCGCTTGGGGTAAAATAATACTCGTCGGTATTGATGTTTTTAGCACCAACGTTAAAATTTAAACCAAAATGATCTTTATCGCCACTGAACAGTACCAGCGGCTTTTTATCAAAGGTTTTGTAATTTTTTAACTCAACCGATGCTACTTTACCGCCTTTGGTGTTCAGTTTAACTACTAATTCCTGGTTTTCTATGGTGATAACCTTCTCGCTGCCTACTGATGCCGCGCCGAAGGGGCTTTTTAAAGTTGCAGAATCGGCAACGGTTTTAACCGCGGCTTTAGTGGTATCAAACTTAGCAGCTACCGGCGTGTTTGTTTTATTAAACAAACCCTTTTTTACCGAATCCTGGTGTTGCACCAGGCGTTCTTTTTTCAATTCGGCTTCATTCGGCTTTAAAAAATAAATTGAGCCGGCTATGATGGCCATAATCAGGAATAATCCTGTGAAAGTATTTTTATCCATTATATTGTATCGTACAATTACTTATTTCTTACGGGCATAAGCCAGTGAAGCGGCGACAAAGTTAATAAAAAGTGGGTGCGGATTTGCAACTGTTGATTTTAATTCGGGATGAAATTGCGAGCCCACAAAAAACGGGTGGTTTTTTAACTCTACAACCTCTACCAAATTATTCTCGGGGTTAATTCCAGATGGGATCAAACCGGCTGCTTCGTATTGTTTTAAATAAGTATTATTAAATTCATAACGATGACGATGTCTTTCGGATATGCTGGTTTTGCCATATATAACAGCTGCTTTACTATTCTTTTTCAGTTCGCATGCGTAGGCCCCCAGGCGCATGGTACCGCCTTTGTTGGTGATGGTTTTCTGATCTTCCATCATACCAATAACGGGGTGTTTGGTGTCGGGGTTCATCTCGGTGCTGTTGGCATTTTCAAGGCCCAACACGTTACGGCCAAACTCCACAACCGCACACTGCATGCCCAAACAAATACCAAAGAAAGGTATATTGTTTTCGCGAACATAGCGGATAGCTTCAATTTTACCCTCAAAACCGCGTTCGCCAAAACCAGGGGCAACCAGCACACCGTGCATGCCTTTAAGCTTGTCGATAGCGTTTTCGGGCGTCAGGCTTTCTGATGGTATATATTCAACCCTTACCTTACACTCTTTGGCAGCACCCGCGTGAATGAACGCTTCGGTGATGGATTTATAAGCATCCGGCAATTCTACATATTTACCAACCAGGGCAATGCGCACATCGGCGGTAGGGTTTTTTAAACGGCCCAGGAAATCTTTCCAGTTTTCGAGGCTTGGCTCGTTTTTATGTGATAGTTTTAACTTAGTCAGTACGGTTTTATCCAGTTGCTCTTTCAGCATTAATAAAGGCACATCGTAAATGGTTGATGCATCGATAGATTCAATTACCGCGTTGATATTTACGTTACAAAAAAGCGCTATCTTTTTACGGATATCCATATTCAGGTGATGCTCGGTACGGCAAACCAAAATATCTGGCTGAATACCATATTCAAGCAACATTTTTACTGAGTGCTGGGTCGGTTTTGTCTTTAACTCTCCTGCCGCTGCAAGAAAAGGAACTAAAGTAAGGTGGATAACCAATGAGTTGCCAGACCCTATTTCCCACCTGAACTGGCGAACAGCCTCAATGTATGGCAACGATTCGATATCACCCACAGTACCACCCAATTCGGTTATCACGATATCATATTCACCGCTTTCGCCAAGGATGCGGAAATTGCGTTTAATTTCGTCAGTAATATGTGGCACTACCTGCACTGTTTTGCCTAAAAAAGCACCTTCACGCTCTTTATTAATCACATTTTGATAAATACGGCCGGTAGTAATGTTATTGGCTTTTGATGTTGGGGTATTTAAAAAGCGTTCGTAATGACCAAGATCTAAATCTGTTTCGGCGCCATCCTCCGTTACGTAGCACTCGCCATGCTCGTAAGGGTTTAACGTTCCCGGATCGATATTGATATAGGGGTCAAACTTTTGGATTGTGACACGATAACCGCGCGATTGAAGTAATTTGGCTAATGAGGCTGAGATAATACCTTTCCCTAAAGACGAGGTAACGCCACCCGTAACAAAAATATATTTAGTCATGATTTTTTTGAAAAATGGCTGCGGTTTTATGCCGAAACCAAATGTTTGTGTACGGGATACAAAAGTAAGAAAATTTTCAGGCTTTGGCGTACTTGTTGAGAAAAAACGACAAGAGCTTGGTATTTAATAAATACCAAGATTTATAACATTTTATAATTGAGATAATTACAAAATACACAAACCGATGAAATGACAATAACTAAACTATTGTATTATGCCCGCTGTACAAAGCTATTTTGCGGTGAAGCTCGTTAGGATTAAATGGCTTGCTCACATAATCATTCATGCCTACTGTAAATGCCATATCCTGTATATCCAGCATGGCCGAAGCAGTAAGCGCTATGATAGGCAGGTTTTTATATTTCTCACCATCTAAGTTACGTATTGCTGTGGTGGTTTGGTATCCATCCATCTCGGGCATCTGTAAATCCATCAGCACCATATCGTAATCACGGGTTTGTACCAGCATCAGCGCAATTTCCCCATTCTCGGCCACATCACACTCTACATCCCATTGCTTCATAAAATGCTTGGCCAGTATTACGTTAATCTGGTTATCCTCGGCAATGAGCAACCTGGTGCCTTTCAAACTTTTCAATGCGTAAAACTCGTCGCTGTCTGATGTACTGCTTAGGTGTCTTTTACTCTTCTTAAATGCCAGGCTAAAGCTAAAAACAGAGCCTGTACCAATTTCGCTTTTTACTTTTATATCGGCACCCAGCAACTG is drawn from Mucilaginibacter ginsenosidivorax and contains these coding sequences:
- the yidC gene encoding membrane protein insertase YidC, which translates into the protein MDKNTFTGLFLIMAIIAGSIYFLKPNEAELKKERLVQHQDSVKKGLFNKTNTPVAAKFDTTKAAVKTVADSATLKSPFGAASVGSEKVITIENQELVVKLNTKGGKVASVELKNYKTFDKKPLVLFSGDKDHFGLNFNVGAKNINTDEYYFTPSGTDLKVAEKDSASITLRLSYSPTQYIDYVYSLKGTGFKLGLTIKPTGLDGVMANSSNLNLNWAASLHKQEKDMKQERQYSTVYYYNTENTVDWLNENKDDQKEISDKKNVWVSFKQHFFSSTLVAANGISKSNMAVITDVADTTDVKQMKADLTLVRSTDGSVPLEFYFSPNRYSTLKDQGHDLQKLVYLGFSPLKYINQFAVLPLFNLLNQFNWNYGLIILILTIALKLVLSPLTYKSYLSMAKMRVLKPEMDEIKAKVGEDNPTLLQQEYLKLYKKAGVNPLGGCLPLLIQMPIVIAFFKFFPSLFELRGQSFLWMHDLSTYDAVIKFAPIMGADHISLMCLLMTISTLIYTYFNNQISGATGQMKYIGYITPLIFLFTLNNYPAGLNYYYFLANMLTFLQQYLIKFMVDDKKIHAQIQENKKKPEEKKKKSGFQARMEEMMKAQQQAKK
- a CDS encoding CTP synthase; this translates as MTKYIFVTGGVTSSLGKGIISASLAKLLQSRGYRVTIQKFDPYINIDPGTLNPYEHGECYVTEDGAETDLDLGHYERFLNTPTSKANNITTGRIYQNVINKEREGAFLGKTVQVVPHITDEIKRNFRILGESGEYDIVITELGGTVGDIESLPYIEAVRQFRWEIGSGNSLVIHLTLVPFLAAAGELKTKPTQHSVKMLLEYGIQPDILVCRTEHHLNMDIRKKIALFCNVNINAVIESIDASTIYDVPLLMLKEQLDKTVLTKLKLSHKNEPSLENWKDFLGRLKNPTADVRIALVGKYVELPDAYKSITEAFIHAGAAKECKVRVEYIPSESLTPENAIDKLKGMHGVLVAPGFGERGFEGKIEAIRYVRENNIPFFGICLGMQCAVVEFGRNVLGLENANSTEMNPDTKHPVIGMMEDQKTITNKGGTMRLGAYACELKKNSKAAVIYGKTSISERHRHRYEFNNTYLKQYEAAGLIPSGINPENNLVEVVELKNHPFFVGSQFHPELKSTVANPHPLFINFVAASLAYARKK